The segment CTACACCGGATTTCCGAGGCCGGCGTACTGCCCTTCATGCCGAGCGTCAGCACCGTCGGCGTGCTTGCCCGCTCCCACGGTATCCTCGAGCGGACGACGCGCGTTCTGCTGCGAAGCGGCCCCCGGGCGCCTGCCGAGGTGAAGCGCATCTTCGTATTGAACGACGCCTTCCGTCTCGCTACGCCTGAAATCGCTGCAGCCGCCCGCGAAGCCCTCGACTCAATCGCGAGCCGGTCGGGCGTCACGCTCGAAACGGTTGATTTCGCCGACATCGTCGGCCGCGAGATGGACCTTGTTGCCTGCAACAAGGATGCGCTGCGAAACGTTCAAACGGCAGAGTTTCAAAACACGGTCGGCAACTGGATCGAGAACCAGAAACCCGAACTCGGCTTTGCTTTCTCGATGGCCTACAAAAGCGTCAGGGCATTCGAGCGTACAAGCGCAATCGAAAGCTTGGAGCTGTGCGAACGCCTGTTCGAAAGCATCCGCGCATTCCTAGAACCCGGCAGCGTCATCGGTTTCCCGACCACGCCGCGGATCGCCCCCCTCAAGGGGACGTTGACCTCGCTGGAAGCGGTCGCCGACTTCTACGATCCGACAATGGCTGTCACATCTTTTTCAGGCGTTGGCCGCCTGCCGGAAATAACCGCCCCGCTTCTTGCCGTCGCCGACTGCCGTGCCGGGCTTTCCTTTGTCGCCGGCCCCTATCAGGACGAGTTCCTCATGACAGCGGTAGGCCGTCTTCTGGACGCCTGACGCGGCACGACCGAAGGCTTATTCGGCGGGCGCCAGCACCTCGTCGGCAAGCCGGAAGCCCTCTTCGGCAGCAGCAAGATTGACCGCGGCGAACTTCTTCGGCGTGTCGAGGCGGATCGCCTCCATCAGCGATTCCCGCTTGCACAGCCCGGTGATGCCGATCATCGCGCCGAGAGCCACGATATTGGCGACACGGGCGCTGCCGGCCGCAATCGCCCGGTCAGTCAGCGGCAGGCCGATACGGCGATTGCCCTCTTCGGGCGGCGCCGTCACCAGTCGGCTGTCGTAGACGACGACCGCATCCCTGGCGATGAAGCCCTTGGAGCGGTCGGCGCCGACCTGATCGAGCGCGATCAGATAGTTGATACCGGTGACGAGCGGGTAGTCGGGAGTCCCGTCCGAGACGACCAGATCGGAGCGGCAGAAGCCGCCGCGCGAGGTCGGCTCATAGCTCGACGATTGCGCCGCCTGCATGCCTTCAAGGCTGAGCGCGCGGAACATCGTGCGGGTGCCGAGGATGAGCCCCTGGCCACCGGAGCCGGCGAGACGGATTTCCATGCGGTCCATAGCTCAGCCCTTTCCCTGTTCGCGCAGACGCTGCGCCTGTTGGCGATAGAGCGCGCCGTATTCCGGACGCTCGTTGCGGGCGAGAACGCCGGTGCGCATCGCATGCGGACGGAACGGCTGATCGACGACGTTGCCGAAGGATTCCGGTCGCATGTCGCTCTTCTGCGACAGCACCATTTCCGGCGACTCGCCGAGGTCGTTCTTGCGGCCGTAGATCTCCGTGCAGTCGGAAATGATCTCGAGGAACGAGAAGCCGGGATGGGCAAGCCCTTCCTTGATCAGGTTCTTCAACGCCGGCGTCTGCAACGTCACCTCGCGCCCGACCATGCCTGCACCGGCGGCGGACGCCAGTGCACAGGCATCGAACACCGGTTCGATATTGCCGGTCGGCGTCGTCGTCGTCAGCCTCGTCTCCGACGTGGTCGGCGACACCTGGCCGCCGGTCATGCCGTAGACCTCGTTGTTGAGCATCAGGCAGGTGATATCGAGGTTGCGCCGGCAGGCATGGATCAGGTGGTTGCCGCCGATTGCCAGACAGTCGCCGTCACCGGTGATCACCACGACATGGAGGTCGGGCCGAGCGAGCTTCAAACCGGTCGCGAAGGCGAGCGGCCGGCCATGGGTGGTGTGATAGGTGTTCGCATCGATATAGGCGCCGACACGGCCGGAACAGCCGATGCCGGACACGATCGCCAGCTTGTTCTTGTCGATGCCGTTCTCGTGCACGGCCCACAACAGCGCGCGCAGCGCGATACCATGACCGCAACCCGGGCACATGAAGTGCGGCATCAGGTCGACGCGGATGTAGTCCTTGATCTCAAACGGCGGGCGCGGCATCTCAGTCATTGCTCAGGTCCTTCCCGCGAGCGACGATTTCAGCAGGCGTGATCGGTTCACCGTCGATCTTGCCGAGCGACGACACCGGGCACTTCCCGGCGAGCACCCGCTCGACCTCGAGCGAAAGTTGCCCGGCGCTCATTTC is part of the Hyphomicrobiales bacterium genome and harbors:
- a CDS encoding glutamyl-tRNA amidotransferase, which encodes MKRAQSAIEQSGALVESLELEPYDSGPLDGLTFTVKDNIDIAGRKTSYGSPAWRDRHPPAFRNALCVEQVLAAGAACVGKAIADEFTYSLDGENPFFGTPLNPRTPDRVPGGSSSGSASSVACGLADFSLGTDAGGSVRVPASLCGVWGIRPSLHRISEAGVLPFMPSVSTVGVLARSHGILERTTRVLLRSGPRAPAEVKRIFVLNDAFRLATPEIAAAAREALDSIASRSGVTLETVDFADIVGREMDLVACNKDALRNVQTAEFQNTVGNWIENQKPELGFAFSMAYKSVRAFERTSAIESLELCERLFESIRAFLEPGSVIGFPTTPRIAPLKGTLTSLEAVADFYDPTMAVTSFSGVGRLPEITAPLLAVADCRAGLSFVAGPYQDEFLMTAVGRLLDA
- a CDS encoding 2-oxoacid:ferredoxin oxidoreductase subunit beta, yielding MPRPPFEIKDYIRVDLMPHFMCPGCGHGIALRALLWAVHENGIDKNKLAIVSGIGCSGRVGAYIDANTYHTTHGRPLAFATGLKLARPDLHVVVITGDGDCLAIGGNHLIHACRRNLDITCLMLNNEVYGMTGGQVSPTTSETRLTTTTPTGNIEPVFDACALASAAGAGMVGREVTLQTPALKNLIKEGLAHPGFSFLEIISDCTEIYGRKNDLGESPEMVLSQKSDMRPESFGNVVDQPFRPHAMRTGVLARNERPEYGALYRQQAQRLREQGKG
- a CDS encoding pyruvate ferredoxin oxidoreductase, producing the protein MDRMEIRLAGSGGQGLILGTRTMFRALSLEGMQAAQSSSYEPTSRGGFCRSDLVVSDGTPDYPLVTGINYLIALDQVGADRSKGFIARDAVVVYDSRLVTAPPEEGNRRIGLPLTDRAIAAGSARVANIVALGAMIGITGLCKRESLMEAIRLDTPKKFAAVNLAAAEEGFRLADEVLAPAE